In Deinococcus aerolatus, a single window of DNA contains:
- a CDS encoding RCC1 domain-containing protein — MRRPTGLLVLTTLGLVLASCGQQAPQPAPTPTSGNMVTLTLASPLAAFKTQGLPTGPDGRSTVTHLKIKVKNAQGTYVQFNGQNVYQQNGAQTFLTLSSTQPNATVVLPRGTYTFENIGKDNVEGTFLAYGTNDGVDLTQGSSTINLQLHALASEGTTTFADKFKWKSVATQETLDLRLNVLNAQGTVVPTGDYSGIDYQVVDAQGTPLNGVAEVLAGSSKLGARVKVIGTTSTSALFIKATTQAWQATGAETAAPTTFSKTFSIAFDKTGLSLDTQAPQVTLNAVGTVTAGQDITLAGTASDDGDLMAIRVFDGSMLIGSTDAAEWGQNGVAEVMFTPGSGQWSLNWTPTTSGAADLLVIAADKAGNEGRAQAQKALQFLKSFGATSFVHSVAIKQDGTVIAWGSNGNGQTDVPAGLTNVVATSTGWNHSLALKQDGTVVAWGQGSQGQTTIPTGLTDVVAIAGGANHSLALKADGTVVAWGNGAQGQTAIPAGLTDVVAISAGTEHSLALKQDGTVVVWGSNGYGNLNIPTGLTDVVGIAAGHLHSLALKADGTVVAWGYNGLGQTTIPAGLTDVVAISAGIFHSLALKADGTVVGWGDNDDGQLNMPVGLTDVVAIAAGYLHSLALKADGTVVAWGNDAHGNLDVPTGPYLIP, encoded by the coding sequence ATGCGTCGTCCCACTGGTCTGCTGGTTCTCACCACCCTCGGTCTCGTCCTCGCCTCCTGCGGTCAGCAGGCCCCTCAGCCCGCTCCAACTCCCACCAGCGGCAACATGGTGACCCTGACCCTGGCCTCCCCCCTCGCCGCCTTCAAGACCCAGGGCCTCCCCACCGGCCCCGACGGCCGCAGCACCGTCACCCACCTCAAAATCAAGGTCAAGAACGCCCAGGGCACCTACGTCCAGTTCAACGGCCAGAACGTCTACCAGCAGAACGGTGCCCAGACTTTCCTGACGCTGAGCAGCACCCAGCCCAACGCCACCGTCGTCCTGCCCCGCGGCACCTACACCTTCGAGAACATCGGCAAGGACAACGTCGAGGGCACCTTCCTCGCCTACGGCACCAACGACGGCGTCGACCTGACCCAGGGCAGCAGCACGATCAACCTCCAACTGCACGCCCTCGCCAGCGAGGGCACCACCACGTTCGCCGACAAGTTCAAGTGGAAGAGCGTCGCCACCCAGGAGACCCTGGACTTACGCCTGAACGTCCTCAATGCCCAGGGCACCGTCGTGCCTACCGGCGACTACAGCGGTATCGACTATCAGGTGGTGGACGCCCAGGGCACGCCCCTGAACGGGGTGGCCGAGGTGCTGGCTGGCAGCAGCAAGCTGGGGGCTCGCGTCAAGGTCATCGGCACGACCAGTACCAGCGCGTTGTTCATCAAGGCCACCACCCAGGCGTGGCAGGCCACCGGCGCGGAAACTGCCGCGCCCACCACGTTCAGCAAGACGTTCAGCATTGCCTTCGACAAGACCGGTTTGAGCCTGGACACCCAGGCCCCCCAGGTGACCCTGAACGCTGTGGGCACCGTCACCGCTGGACAGGACATCACGCTCGCTGGCACCGCCAGCGACGACGGCGACCTGATGGCCATCCGGGTGTTCGACGGCAGCATGCTGATCGGCAGCACCGACGCTGCCGAGTGGGGGCAGAACGGGGTGGCCGAGGTGATGTTCACTCCCGGTTCCGGACAGTGGTCCCTGAACTGGACGCCCACCACCAGTGGCGCGGCGGACCTGCTGGTCATCGCGGCCGATAAGGCGGGCAACGAAGGCCGCGCTCAGGCCCAGAAGGCCCTGCAGTTCCTCAAGAGCTTCGGTGCCACGAGCTTCGTGCACAGCGTGGCCATCAAGCAGGACGGCACTGTCATCGCCTGGGGCAGCAACGGCAATGGTCAGACGGACGTGCCTGCTGGCCTGACGAACGTCGTCGCCACCTCTACTGGCTGGAACCACAGCCTGGCGCTGAAGCAGGACGGCACCGTCGTGGCCTGGGGCCAGGGCAGCCAGGGGCAGACGACCATCCCCACCGGGCTAACGGACGTCGTCGCCATCGCGGGTGGCGCCAACCACAGCCTCGCGCTGAAAGCCGACGGTACCGTCGTGGCCTGGGGCAACGGCGCCCAGGGGCAGACGGCCATCCCCGCCGGGCTGACGGACGTCGTCGCCATCTCGGCTGGTACCGAACACAGCCTGGCGCTGAAGCAGGACGGCACCGTCGTGGTCTGGGGCAGCAACGGCTATGGGAATCTGAACATCCCCACCGGGCTGACGGACGTCGTCGGCATCGCGGCTGGGCACCTGCACAGCCTTGCGCTGAAGGCCGATGGTACCGTCGTGGCCTGGGGCTACAACGGTCTGGGGCAGACGACCATCCCTGCTGGGCTGACGGACGTCGTGGCCATCTCCGCCGGCATCTTCCATAGTCTCGCGCTGAAGGCCGACGGCACCGTCGTCGGCTGGGGCGACAACGACGACGGGCAGCTGAATATGCCCGTTGGCCTGACGGACGTCGTGGCCATCGCGGCTGGGTACCTGCACAGCCTCGCGCTGAAGGCCGACGGCACCGTCGTGGCCTGGGGCAATGACGCCCATGGGAATCTGGACGTGCCCACCGGGCCGTACCTGATCCCCTGA